The following nucleotide sequence is from Aedes aegypti strain LVP_AGWG chromosome 3, AaegL5.0 Primary Assembly, whole genome shotgun sequence.
ctgttcggaatttgaatcaaggtgttcggaatatgagacagaatgaacacagtgttcgggatttgaatcaaaatgctgttccatacttttacgtaaaaacaatactaaaactaataaaatcatcatttttattggtacacccaacagttAACCGTTAGACttttcgaagaaattaaaatttacacaaatatcagccaatgtAAGCCAATCAGATTCATATGAAGTTCCTGTTGGCCTtgactgttcggaatatgagtcaaaacggtatttgtgattgttcagtctgcgCAGCCTtaagctgaagacggtgtaaactATCTCTTTAAAAGAAATAGtctataatcatttttttttggattctgagattATTCACGGCAAAAAATCGGGATTCCACATTGGTAATATTCTCACACAGACCGGATCTTAATTTCTACACAGAAATATCGGGAGAGTTTTCTAAGCTGGGATATTAGAGAATTTTTTACCAATGaaattaaaacatgaataaaaatTCATAAGAGGTTTTATTCATGAGCAATAATttcaattatataaaaaatgttcTCATTCACTGATATGTTGCCATTTCAGTACAGGTTTTTAGGGGATATCTTAGTGAAATTGCCTTTGAAGTGGGATTTTTACTGTCCGTCCTAATAAAAAgttcaaatcaacatttattgatAGAACATTTTCAACGTATGTATGGAGCTTTTCTTTCTTATATACATGAGCAAataaaaattgaggtttttgtaaaaaagaaaaacctcaattttttttcatgtcttcatgtgtaaatttttcaatttttcgaaatcATGTTTTCCATAATTATGGATTACACTACCAAAGATtaatgtctcacatgagttctgtaaaTTATATAAGCAAGGGAAATGCgattattactaaaaataacatcacgaaaacgattccgttgtcaattTTTTATAAGTGCTTCCAATTCAGAAAAACTGACGAATGTCTATgaagaatgcagaatttccttaggaaattgcctacctttaggcataCGAGTTCGGCCTTCATATTTTGCTTCAGGTAGCATGATTTCAGTAATTAACAACATTTTCGATATTACTGATCATTGTTTACacgggtgatcaatgttaccccatattagcaatatcaaaatatcgcataaaactttttttttaataaatttagtCGTTCCGTTATATGTATGTGAATTATTCCGTGTCAAACGGTATATGTGTCTGCAAGACTAATCAACTTCATTCCACTCATAAACTTCACCGCGAACTACAGTACCCCTTATCACAAaactgaaaatgttttttcgaACAATACATTTGACAAACAGTAATGAATTATAACAAAGCTCAAGTTTTACTCAACACCGTTTGGCAATGACTCCTAATGCAAACATAAGCTACCCATTAGTATACATCTACAACTTTCACCaactttaaataaaaacaaaaatttccgacgaggatgggattcgaacccacgcgTGCAGAGCACATTGGATTAGCAGTCCAACGCCTTAACCTCTCGGCCACCTCGTCGCTTGGCAATCAATCTCACTAGAGCCGATCGCACCCTATGGTGGGCTCTCACTAATCCGATATTCCTCTATAATTACAGTATTTAAATCAAGCGACTAGTGATAACTCGTCCACCTCGGAACGCAGCGAGGACAGTTCACTGGATTCGCTTTCGACCAAGAGCAGCTTGGACACCGACAGTCTATACTCGCAACAGGGCGCACACCAGCCACACTTGGGAGGCCGACCAACTTCTAGTCAACAGCAAAAACTGGTCGGTGCTGTGGGTGCCACGACTCAGGACGATGACCGGGCAGCGAGCGGCGGTCAAACTGTTGGCAAGATGTGCCTGAACGATTTCAACTTCATCAAAGTGCTTGGCAAGGGTTCGTTCGGTAAGGTGATGTTGGCCGAACGGAAAGGTACCGACGAGGTGTACGCCATCAAGGTCCTTAAGAAGGATGTGATCCTGCAAGATGACGACGTAGATTGTACGATGACCGAGAAGCGAATTTTGGCACTGGCGGCCAAACATCCATTCTTGACTGCACTGCACTCGTGCTTCCAAACACCGGACCGTTTATTCTTTGTTATGGAATACGTTAACGGGGGAGACTTGATGTTCCAGATCCAGCGGGCGCGCAAATTTGACGAACCACGGGCGGCTTTCTACGCAGCGGAAGTAACGTTAGCACTGCAATTCCTACACCGCAATGGTGTAATCTATCGAGATTTGAAGCTGGATAATATTCTTCTCGATGCCGAGGGTCACTGCAAGCTGGCTGACTTTGGAATGTGCAAGGTTTGTATCGGCGGATTCAGCATTCGAACGACAATCTAACGAAGATTTCGCTTTTCAGGAGGGCATCATAGGAGAAAATTTGACCTCGACGTTCTGCGGCACCCCGGATTATATTGCTCCGGAAATTCTACAAGAGTTGGACTACGGCCCTTCGGTCGATTGGTGGGCATTGGGTGTTCTGATGTATGAAATGATGGCAGGGCAGCCACCGTTCGAAGCGGATAACGAGGATGATCTCTTTGAAGCAATCCTCCGAGATGACGTGCTGTACCCCGTTTGGTTGTCACGTGAAGCGGTGTCGATTTTGAAAGGTGAGTATTGAAATTATGAAGGTTgacactgcccataaatgcataatGGTCCCATATAGATTTTCAACATCGTTATAATCTTACAAtagacaatacatttgcaataTTTCATCTCGattttccatactaaatggccAACTTTAGATGACTTCAGTACATCAGATATaacatgaatttcaacatataattTTGAGTAAGATTGCCGCTTTTAGGGCCACATCCGGGCCTCTTCATCTGCATTCTTGTCTATCGCAACACTGCTTTCTTAGGCGAACCATGTCGTGCTCGGCTCCGTCTACCTACTAGCATATGCTTTGTCTTTATCGTATTTACCACCTGTACGATTTTTGCTGCCCCATGTTTCAGACGGGTGTACAAGTCTGCCACCTTTTTAAAAGTTCGGCTGACAATgcccatatcatccgcgaagcaaaaaaatgactggATCTATAAATATCCGTTTCTCGGCTGTTGAATTctgctctccgcatgacaccctcTAACTGGAGTGGTCTCCTGAAATCTCTATACAGCTTTACACGCCATTCATTGTCTCTCTTTAAGAGTCTTGTAAGCCTTCCgaaaaagctgttctcgtcaaGTTTTACGCGGCCAATGTGCAACATTATAATCGATGATAAAGTGGTGCGTTGCGACCTGATATTTACGGCCGTTTTCAAGGATTTgctgtacagtaaagatctggtttGTAACCGATCGACTGTCAAGCCGGTTTGATAACCTTCCACGAACTTATTTACTACAGGCGACGGAAGATAATCACAGTATTCATCCTAAGCGATTTCAATAGTTttagtgaaatacattttatCGCTTAGACACCAGCCTTGCAGAAAATGCGAATTTTTCTAACCAAACCTTTGTAACGCACTTACAGGATTCATGACAAAGAATGCAGCGAAGCGGTTAGGCTGCATCGATGGCGAAAACCAAATTCGTACCCATCCGTTCTTCAAGGACATGGATTGGGATGCGCTCGAACAGCGAAAAGTTCGACCACCATTCCGGCCAAGAGTGGTAAGTAGTCCGATTCTTCGAATGTATATAAAATGTATGCTAACCTATTTTTTTCTCGTCTTTCAGCGAAGTGCACGCGATGCCCTCAATTTCGATACTGAGTTCACCAAAGAGGACCCAGTATTAACCCCAGTGCCGAATGACATCATCCGTTGTATCAATCAGGAAGAATTTGCCGGATTCTCGATTGTGAACTCCGAGTTTGGTCCGGAGCGTAAGATTGTTTGTTAAAAACAGCAGAATCGCAAATCAACCACAGCAACAAACAGCAAGAACACATATACATTGCGCGCTTTACCGCTTATAAGTGATA
It contains:
- the LOC5566886 gene encoding protein kinase C isoform X1, with protein sequence MFTGTLRLKICEACGLRPTDFQTRHTMTFGRLSDQLIDPYVSIDVDEKFIERSTTKPRTFDPVWNESFIHEVENASALGMTIFHEGPLSDVFVANTTIPFDDLVSRNESDQQDFWVDLEPQGRLHVKIDLKWNQDSSSIASQQMLQQTTTNSYRRMGGKDQPFLNRRRGAMRRRVHQVNGHKFMATFLRQPTFCSHCREFIWGLIGKQGYQCQVCTCVVHKRCHSSVVTKCPKKKDEQTRPTPEDAAQRFNVNIPHRFAVHSFKRLTFCDHCGSLLYGIIRQGLKCEVCNMNIHRRCEGNVANNCGINTKQLAELLNEMGITMDKTPPRKSKYLNQATSDNSSTSERSEDSSLDSLSTKSSLDTDSLYSQQGAHQPHLGGRPTSSQQQKLVGAVGATTQDDDRAASGGQTVGKMCLNDFNFIKVLGKGSFGKVMLAERKGTDEVYAIKVLKKDVILQDDDVDCTMTEKRILALAAKHPFLTALHSCFQTPDRLFFVMEYVNGGDLMFQIQRARKFDEPRAAFYAAEVTLALQFLHRNGVIYRDLKLDNILLDAEGHCKLADFGMCKEGIIGENLTSTFCGTPDYIAPEILQELDYGPSVDWWALGVLMYEMMAGQPPFEADNEDDLFEAILRDDVLYPVWLSREAVSILKGFMTKNAAKRLGCIDGENQIRTHPFFKDMDWDALEQRKVRPPFRPRVVSSPILRMYIKCMLTYFFLVFQRSARDALNFDTEFTKEDPVLTPVPNDIIRCINQEEFAGFSIVNSEFGPERKIVC
- the LOC5566886 gene encoding protein kinase C isoform X3, producing the protein MFTGTLRLKICEACGLRPTDFQTRHTMTFGRLSDQLIDPYVSIDVDEKFIERSTTKPRTFDPVWNESFIHEVENASALGMTIFHEGPLSDVFVANTTIPFDDLVSRNESDQQDFWVDLEPQGRLHVKIDLKWNQDSSSIASQQMLQQTTTNSYRRMGGKDQPFLNRRRGAMRRRVHQVNGHKFMATFLRQPTFCSHCREFIWGLIGKQGYQCQVCTCVVHKRCHSSVVTKCPKKKDEQTRPTPEDAAQRFNVNIPHRFAVHSFKRLTFCDHCGSLLYGIIRQGLKCEVCNMNIHRRCEGNVANNCGINTKQLAELLNEMGITMDKTPPRKSKYLNQATSDNSSTSERSEDSSLDSLSTKSSLDTDSLYSQQGAHQPHLGGRPTSSQQQKLVGAVGATTQDDDRAASGGQTVGKMCLNDFNFIKVLGKGSFGKVMLAERKGTDEVYAIKVLKKDVILQDDDVDCTMTEKRILALAAKHPFLTALHSCFQTPDRLFFVMEYVNGGDLMFQIQRARKFDEPRAAFYAAEVTLALQFLHRNGVIYRDLKLDNILLDAEGHCKLADFGMCKEGIIGENLTSTFCGTPDYIAPEILQELDYGPSVDWWALGVLMYEMMAGQPPFEADNEDDLFEAILRDDVLYPVWLSREAVSILKGFMTKNAAKRLGCIDGENQIRTHPFFKDMDWDALEQRKVRPPFRPRVRSARDALNFDTEFTKEDPVLTPVPNDIIRCINQEEFAGFSIVNSEFGPERKIVC
- the LOC5566886 gene encoding protein kinase C isoform X2 gives rise to the protein MFTGTLRLKICEACGLRPTDFQTRHTMTFGRLSDQLIDPYVSIDVDEKFIERSTTKPRTFDPVWNESFIHEVENASALGMTIFHEGPLSDVFVANTTIPFDDLVSRNESDQQDFWVDLEPQGRLHVKIDLKWNQDSSSIASQQMLQQTTTNSYRRMGGKDQPFLNRRRGAMRRRVHQVNGHKFMATFLRQPTFCSHCREFIWGLIGKQGYQCQVCTCVVHKRCHSSVVTKCPKKKDETRPTPEDAAQRFNVNIPHRFAVHSFKRLTFCDHCGSLLYGIIRQGLKCEVCNMNIHRRCEGNVANNCGINTKQLAELLNEMGITMDKTPPRKSKYLNQATSDNSSTSERSEDSSLDSLSTKSSLDTDSLYSQQGAHQPHLGGRPTSSQQQKLVGAVGATTQDDDRAASGGQTVGKMCLNDFNFIKVLGKGSFGKVMLAERKGTDEVYAIKVLKKDVILQDDDVDCTMTEKRILALAAKHPFLTALHSCFQTPDRLFFVMEYVNGGDLMFQIQRARKFDEPRAAFYAAEVTLALQFLHRNGVIYRDLKLDNILLDAEGHCKLADFGMCKEGIIGENLTSTFCGTPDYIAPEILQELDYGPSVDWWALGVLMYEMMAGQPPFEADNEDDLFEAILRDDVLYPVWLSREAVSILKGFMTKNAAKRLGCIDGENQIRTHPFFKDMDWDALEQRKVRPPFRPRVVSSPILRMYIKCMLTYFFLVFQRSARDALNFDTEFTKEDPVLTPVPNDIIRCINQEEFAGFSIVNSEFGPERKIVC